The proteins below are encoded in one region of Triticum aestivum cultivar Chinese Spring chromosome 1B, IWGSC CS RefSeq v2.1, whole genome shotgun sequence:
- the LOC123099773 gene encoding F-box protein At2g17036-like, which translates to MSSVARRAPNCWSSIPTELAGVVLRRLPCHADRVRFAAVCKQWRASARQSSPPLHYPWLALPDRTFYSLPGSAFQPLPLHLDRHRQLPQAQSSCGEWLVFERFDGAYTLVSPFSMSTTILLPGLSDTYAPNVPLLVANDQPVPDMLKLVVCSDNLVAAIVNDNEALTYRSKLALCRPGASSWWSSTPDELRHLQDIVSCGGKLYALDKFNGLFSVSIGTGRRTGDPTVSRVEHLMGSPRGVLKHSSQYLLESSGTLLLVCREDVMFEGCSSGSMSALMDGLELELELEFEVLKADLKRSRWTDVRSVGDDRVLFVGPWCSRAVHVSGACEQDCLYNGDRIFFMVDVSAKRYNHRYYGYGAQREPFYCIVYDMRTQRSELFLETTARPLKGFPVTWLFPPSQG; encoded by the coding sequence ATGTCGTCGGTAGCACGCCGCGCACCAAACTGTTGGTCGAGCATCCCCACCGAGCTCGCGGGCGTCGTGCTCCGCCGCCTCCCTTGCCATGCCGACCGGGTCCGCTTCGCGGCCGTCTGCAAACAGTGGCGCGCCTCTGCGCGGCAGAGCTCTCCGCCTTTGCACTACCCATGGCTCGCTTTGCCTGACCGGACATTCTACAGCCTGCCCGGCTCCGCCTTCCAGCCgctgccgctccacctcgaccGCCACCGGCAGCTGCCGCAGGCGCAGAGCTCTTGCGGCGAGTGGCTCGTGTTTGAGCGCTTCGACGGCGCCTACACGCTGGTCAGCCCTTTCTCCATGTCCACCACCATCCTGCTCCCCGGCCTCTCCGACACATACGCCCCCAACGTGCCTCTCCTCGTCGCGAACGACCAGCCGGTGCCCGACATGCTGAAGCTCGTCGTGTGCTCTGACAACCTCGTCGCCGCGATCGTCAATGATAACGAGGCGTTGACGTATCGCAGCAAGCTTGCCTTGTGCCGGCCAGGAGCGTCCTCGTGGTGGTCCAGCACACCCGACGAGCTTCGCCACCTCCAAGACATTGTCTCGTGCGGGGGAAAGCTCTACGCCCTCGACAAGTTCAACGGGCTCTTCTCCGTCTCCATCGGCACGGGCAGGCGCACCGGCGATCCGACCGTGTCACGGGTCGAGCACCTCATGGGTAGCCCCCGTGGGGTCCTCAAACACTCGTCACAGTACCTGCTAGAATCTAGCGGCACGTTGCTGTTGGTCTGCAGGGAGGACGTGATGTTCGAGGGGTGCAGCAGCGGCTCGATGAGTGCACTCATGGACGggctggagctggagctggagctggagttCGAGGTACTCAAGGCGGACTTGAAGAGGTCTCGATGGACGGACGTAAGGAGCGTGGGCGACGACCGGGTGCTGTTCGTCGGGCCATGGTGCTCCCGGGCGGTTCACGTTAGTGGCGCATGCGAGCAGGACTGTCTCTACAACGGGGACCGTATCTTCTTCATGGTGGATGTTAGCGCGAAAAGATACAATCATCGGTACTACGGCTACGGGGCACAACGGGAGCCCTTCTACTGCATCGTCTACGACATGAGGACGCAGCGGTCGGAGTTGTTCCTGGAGACGACGGCGCGCCCGTTAAAGGGCTTCCCGGTGACATGGCTATTCCCTCCAAGTCAAGGATAG